The following are encoded together in the Plasmodium reichenowi strain SY57 chromosome 3, whole genome shotgun sequence genome:
- a CDS encoding 40S ribosomal protein S23, putative has product MGSGKPSGLRAARKLRIRRRTQRWADKSYKKSHLGTRWKSNPFRGSSHAKGIVVEKVAIEAKQPNSAYRKCVRVQLIKNGKKITAFVPGDGCLNFIDENDEVLVSGFGRSGHSVGDLPGVKFKVVKVARVSLLALFKEKKEKPRS; this is encoded by the exons ATGGGATCAG GAAAACCAAGTGGATTAAGAGCAGCAAGGAAATTAAGAATCAGAAGAAGAACCCAAAGATGGGCTGATAAAAGTTACAAAAAATCTCACCTTGGTACTCGTTGGAAGTCCAACCCTTTCAGAGGAAGTTCTCATGCCAAGGGAATTGTTGTTGAAAAAGTTGCTATAGAAGCAAAACAG CCCAACTCTGCTTACCGTAAATGTGTTAGAGTTcaattaattaaaaatggaaaaaaaattacagCATTCGTACCAGGAGACGGTTGTTTAAATTTCATCGACGAAAATGACGAAGTTTTAGTCTCAGGATTTGGTAGAAGTGGTCACTCAGTTGGTGATTTACCTGGTGTTAAATTTAAAGTAGTAAAAGTCGCAAGGGTTTCTTTATTAGCcttatttaaagaaaaaaaagagaaacCAAGATCATAA
- a CDS encoding 40S ribosomal protein S12, putative, with product MSDVESADNNVVVEEKAVFDNVTAIQKVIKNAHVHDGLKIGIREVIKSIESQEAKVCFLSDVCSEPAYKKLITTLCAEKNIPLFMVQNDSKDLGHWAGLFKLDNEGNARKIIGASSVAVVDFGEDSAEKDFLLSQNQTVTA from the exons ATGAGTGATGTTGAAAGTGCTGATAATAATGTAGTAGTTGAAGAAAAGGCTGTTTTTGATAATGTTACAGCAATTCAAAAG GTTATTAAAAATGCTCACGTACACGACGGACTAAAAATTGGAATTAGAGAAGTTATAAAATCCATCGAATCTCAAGAAGCAAAAGTATGTTTCTTATCAGATGTATGCTCAGAACCagcatataaaaaattaattacTACCTTATGTGCTGAAAAAAACATCCCATTATTTATGGTACAAAATGATAGTAAAGATTTAGGACATTGGGCTGgtttatttaaattagATAATGAAGGAAATGcaagaaaaattattggAGCTAGTTCTGTTGCTGTTGTTGATTTTGGAGAGGACTCAGCAGAAAAAgactttttattatcacaAAATCAAACTGTTACTGCttaa